One genomic segment of Panicum virgatum strain AP13 chromosome 2N, P.virgatum_v5, whole genome shotgun sequence includes these proteins:
- the LOC120662889 gene encoding uncharacterized protein LOC120662889 — translation MWSIAGHRIDPPSPGRLRALFLPPARELGRLGDFLFAFFCLPLPEYYVPGSSRGGGWVARAPVLYTYRRSLSVASSSFSSSSMFSSEED, via the coding sequence ATGTGGTCAATTGCGGGACATCGGATCGATCCCCCGTCCCCGGGGCGGCTGCGGGCGCTCTTCCTGCCGCCCGCGCGGGAGCTCGGGCGCCTGGGGGACTTCCTCTTCGCCTTCTTCTGCCTGCCGCTGCCGGAGTACTACGTGCCCGGgtccagccgcggcggcgggtgggtGGCGCGGGCGCCGGTGTTGTATACCTACCGGAGGTCGCTCTCGGTCGCCTCCTCGTCCTTCTCGTCGTCGTCCATGTTCTCGTCGGAGGAGGATTGA
- the LOC120661753 gene encoding protein FREE1-like → MQHGSGDYAASGPAGHYYPHQYAPPGSNPYPAATDAPAPGAGAGGYASAPPYSVGGGYAGQPPYSVGGGYSDQPPSAPAYSQPPPTQPQYGAGYPPYNTNPAPYPPEPYYTYTPPPTQPAAPPAAEPPPLPYDAPYYGGGYQPPAAGYDNEDYLNEGAYAYSGGGGGSEPYGARGTAPARSGSALFDDYGRSISVPSGREEQPWSSGGGGGGGSGGGSFGAIARALPKADTHEDSSGGAQKFRVKLLPEGAGNPTDVLCQIGLDGIRMLDPNTSRTLRIYPLDSLTTWEVLDSTIFAFWAKTSVDIEAKRIRLKSSSYTSSTMLDTVTAATVQFKEIGEDARNKGPVDAGKPVVQSNEKKKGFDWMFAKPVDEVKDHWVPDEVAKKCHSCAVDFSPFNRRHHCRNCGEIFCDKCSQGRIALTAEDNAPLVRVCDRCMAEVTQRLSMAKEAASRSATVQSHEDLARKLKEEMEWNRKSSGPASGGGASGTRMREVACPTCTVHLQVQVPTSGSETVECGVCQHAFLVSAN, encoded by the exons ATGCAGCACGGGAGCGGCGACTACGCCGCATCCGGCCCCGCCGGCCACTACTACCCGCACCAGTACGCGCCCCCGGGCTCCAACCCGTATCCAGCCGCTACCGACGCACCGgcgccgggggcgggggcggggggctacgcctccgcgccgccctaCTCCGTTGGCGGAGGCTACGCCGGCCAGCCGCCCTACTCCGTCGGCGGAGGCTACTCCGACCAGCCGCCCTCCGCTCCGGCTTActcccagccgccgcccacacAGCCCCAGTACGGTGCCGGGTACCCGCCCTACAACACCAACCCCGCGCCCTACCCGCCGGAGCCGTACTACACctacacgccgccgcccacccagCCTGCGGCCCCGCCGGCCGCGGAGCCCCCGCCGCTGCCCTACGACGCCCCGTACTACGGGGGCGGGTaccagccgccggccgcgggtTATGACAACGAGGATTACCTGAACGAGGGCGCGTACGcgtacagcggcggcggcggcggctcggagcCGTACGGGGCGCGCGGCACGGCCCCGGCGCGGTCGGGATCCGCGCTGTTTGATGACTATGGGCGGTCGATCAGTGTACCATCCGGAAGGGAGGAGCAACCGtggagcagtggcggcggcggcggcggtggcagtggGGGTGGGAGCTTTGGGGCGATCGCGAGGGCCCTTCCAAAAGCGGACACGCATGAGGACTCGAGTGGCGGTGCACAGAAATTTCGGGTTAAGCTGCTTCCAGAGGGCGCTGGGAATCCTACTGATGTGCTTTGCCAG ATTGGTCTAGATGGAATTCGCATGCTTGATCCAAATACAAGCAGGACCCTAAGAATTTATCCCCTTGATTCACTGACGACATGGGAG GTTTTGGATTCAACTATATTTGCATTCTGGGCAAAGACATCAGTGGATATTGAAGCAAAGCGAATTAGGCTGAAGTCAAGCAGTTATACTTCCAGTACTATGCTTGACACTGTGACAGCAGCAACAGTGCAG TTTAAGGAGATTggtgaagatgctagaaacaaaGGACCTGTGGATGCTGGCAAACCTGTGGTACAATCAAATGAGAAGAAGAAAGGTTTTGATTGGATGTTTGCAAAACCTGTTGATGAAGTGAAAGATCATTGG GTTCCAGATGAGGTTGCCAAGAAATGCCACTCATGTGCTGTTGATTTTAGTCCTTTTAATCGCAGG CATCATTGTAGGAACTGTGGTGAAATCTTCTGTGACAAATGCAGTCAGGGAAGAATTGCTCTGACAGCTGAGGATAATGCTCCACTTGTCCGAGTTTGTGATAGATGCATG GCTGAGGTCACGCAAAGGCTTAGCATGGCTAAGGAAGCTGCCAGCAGATCTGCAACCGTGCAAAGTCATGAAGATCTTGCAAGAAAACTTAAG GAGGAAATGGAGTGGAACCGCAAGTCTTCAG GTCCGGCATCTGGTGGTGGTGCATCTGGTACCAGAATGAGGGAAGTTGCATGTCCTACCTGCACTGTCCATCTTCAG GTTCAGGTTCCAACATCTGGCTCAGAGACAGTGGAGTGCGGAGTGTGCCAGCATGCCTTCCTTGTCAGCGCCAATTGA